TGAAGTACAGGTCCTTGCCGTTCGACCACGGGTGGATCATCGGCGCGTAGATGCCGCCGGGCATCTGGAACGACGAGACCAGCGGCTGCTCGGGACTCCACGGCCCCTCCGGCGCCGGTGCGGTGCGGGCGATGACGTCGTTGTTACCGCCGTTGGTGTACAGCACCAGATATTGCTTGAGGTAGTCGTTGTACTGGGCCGACATCTCGCCGACCGGACCCGGGAAGATCGGCGTCGCCGCTCCCGGGTCACCCGGGACCCAGCCGCGGCCCTCGCCGTTCCAGTACTGGTACCTGCTGATATCGGGCAACGCATTCGGCTGGACGCGGGACAGGAAGGCCGCGCCGCTGCGGCCGGACGGCGTCCCGAACGAGTAGATGTAGCCGTCCTTGCCACGCATGAATGCGGCCATCTGGAAGTTCTCGTTACCCGGAACGAAGCGCCCACCCGGCACGGTGTCCGCCCCGGCGAGCCGGATGCTGGAGGGATAAATCCCCCACGACTGACCGTTGTCCAGCGAACGCGCGATGCCCGAGTAGTTGGTCGACCACTCCCCGTCGCGGCCCCAGCTCTTGATCGACATGAAGCTCATGTACTGGGTGCGGCCCATCGACAGCGCGGACGTCGGAATCATGCCGGTTTCGTGACTGGCCTTGTGGATGCTGTTGAGCACCTGCTTGGAAAGCCCCGGTGCCCACACCGGCGAGCCCGAATACGGGTTGTTCGGCACGCCGTCGGCGACGTGGATGCCGTGCGACAGGTCGCGGTCGTTACTGCGGAACAGCGTGTTGTACCGCCACTGCTGGCCGTGCACGGCGCAGTAACCGAAGGTGTCGCCGAATGCCATCAACACCTGACGGTTTGCCGGATCGCCGTTGTCCCAAGGGATCCCGAGGTCAGTCCCGGAGATACCGAAGCGTTCCAGGGTGTGGTTCGGGCTGTTCGGCCCGGTCACATATTCGACGAGCGACGTCGGTGCACCCGCGATTGCCGCCGGCGGCGGTGAGGGTGGAACCGGAACCGCCTCGGGGACAGCTTGATTGGCGTTGGGCGATTGCGGCACGGCCGCAGCGCCGGGGGCCGGCGGGACGGGCGTGACCGCCGCCTGGAGTTGCGCCGGCCGTTGTGGAATCGCCTTCAGCAGGCCCGAGATCAGCGGGCCCAGCTTGGGCAGCGGCGCGTTGTCGTTGGTGCCACGCGGCCTGCGGCCGGTCGGCGGCGCGACAGGTCCAGGCGTCGGCATGGTCGGCATTCCAGCGGGCGGCGGGACGTTCGCCTCGGGAGCGCTGCAGGGAACCGCGAAAGCGGGTGGTGCGTAGCCGACCGGCACGATGAGCGCCACCACGGTCACCAGGGCCACGGGTACCGAAACAATTCGACGGTTCGCCGACATGTCCCACCTCTCCAGGGGGCGAGCCGTCCACGTTGACGTTCGCAGTTACCCATGTGACGATAGAGGCGAATGGGACCTGTGAAACCTGCGAGACGTCAATAGGTATCCATCCGTGACCGTGTCGCAACCACTCCGGTTGAATCGACTTCATGGATCAGACAGCGATGGCGCGCAAAGCCTTTGCCCACGACGCCGTCGTCGCGATGCGGGACGACGCCAGCCCGAACGCGCTCGGCGGCGCGATTACCAAGGCGTTGTGCGGAAGCTGGGACCACCAGCCGCCGTGCCCGTTGGCGCCGCACCACGTCAGCAGCACGCCCGCGGGTGGCCTCGTGGCGGTCCGCGTCGTGTTCGCCACCGAACCCTCACACGAGCAGCGGGTGCGGACCCTGATCGGCGACGCGTTGGCAGCCGGCCGGCTGGACGTCCCGGACGGTGGCATCGCACGATGGGAGCTACGGTCGGCGACCGCGAGCAGCGTGCGCACCGACGAGCACGACCTGGCCGCGCACCTCGTCGAGCACTGACGCGCGACGCTCAGCGTGTTCGGGCCGGGGCGGCTGGGGTCATGCGCTCGGTAACGCCTGTCACCGGCAGCACCGCCTCGCGGATCGCCGCCAGCACCGCCGGGTGATTCGCGGAGTGGTCGCCGGTGGGCGTGGCGATCACCCGGGCCGGACAGGACGACGACCGTCGCAGCCGTGCGATGGCCGCCCGGCCGCCTTTGGCGGTGAATCGCTCCTCGTCCTCGGGCGAGACGATCACCGTCACCGCCGTCCCGCGCCGCGCCAGCGTCGTCAACACCGCCTCCGGCAGCCACACCAGCCCCATCCAGTTCAGCAGCCACAGTAGACCCCGCGGAAAGTGCTGGTGCAGAGCATTTTTCGCCGCTT
This genomic stretch from Mycobacterium paraterrae harbors:
- a CDS encoding DUF4185 domain-containing protein; translation: MSANRRIVSVPVALVTVVALIVPVGYAPPAFAVPCSAPEANVPPPAGMPTMPTPGPVAPPTGRRPRGTNDNAPLPKLGPLISGLLKAIPQRPAQLQAAVTPVPPAPGAAAVPQSPNANQAVPEAVPVPPSPPPAAIAGAPTSLVEYVTGPNSPNHTLERFGISGTDLGIPWDNGDPANRQVLMAFGDTFGYCAVHGQQWRYNTLFRSNDRDLSHGIHVADGVPNNPYSGSPVWAPGLSKQVLNSIHKASHETGMIPTSALSMGRTQYMSFMSIKSWGRDGEWSTNYSGIARSLDNGQSWGIYPSSIRLAGADTVPGGRFVPGNENFQMAAFMRGKDGYIYSFGTPSGRSGAAFLSRVQPNALPDISRYQYWNGEGRGWVPGDPGAATPIFPGPVGEMSAQYNDYLKQYLVLYTNGGNNDVIARTAPAPEGPWSPEQPLVSSFQMPGGIYAPMIHPWSNGKDLYFNLSLWSAYDVMLMHTVLP